A genomic window from Enoplosus armatus isolate fEnoArm2 chromosome 20, fEnoArm2.hap1, whole genome shotgun sequence includes:
- the nptx2b gene encoding neuronal pentraxin-2b, translating into MFSLFCGLLCFCALSCGQLASGQRDDGKRYICRAVPLSGDASCPVTLLPELNAGSQEEELRNTVMQLRETILQQKENISKQLGTINELTTKLSLCASATDDKKYDKGSWGKEKQNTMGDVPRDPNDTIDSLGKTMQGLKDRLENLEQQQMRANASGTSFPSELRNLLQRRLGELEKQLLKKVSNLEEEKSMLSNATAAYRLKTESTLNALVERISELEKGGGDFKSPEQFKLSLPQRTNYLYGRITKSLPEMYAFTLCMWIKSSASPGIGTPFSYGVPGQANEIVLIEWGNNPIELLINDKVAQLPLDVRDGRWHHICISWTTRDGQWEAFQDGEKLGTGDNLAAWHPIKPGGVIILGQEQDVVGGRFDAGQAFVGELSQVNIWDRVLKPVEVQSMANCNSYIPGNVISWLASTVEVFGRGAFKRPLEMCQERLPNA; encoded by the exons atgttttctctcttctgcggattgttgtgtttttgtgcgcTGAGCTGTGGGCAACTAGCGAGCGGCCAGCGGGACGATGGGAAGCGGTACATCTGCCGGGCAGTGCCCCTCAGCGGCGACGCCAGCTGCCCTGTGACACTGTTACCCGAGCTGAACGCCggcagccaggaggaggagctccGCAATACTGTCATGCAGCTGCGAGAGACAattttacagcagaaagaaaacatttccaaacagCTGGGCACCATCAACGAGCTAACCACCAAGCTGTCCCTCTGCGCCTCGGCCACCGACGATAAGAAGTACGACAAGGGTTCCTGgggcaaagaaaagcaaaacacaatgGGGGATGTTCCCAGAGATCCCAATGACACCATCGACAGTCTGGGAAAAACCATGCAGGGGCTCAAGGACCGGTTGGAGAACTTGGAG CAACAGCAGATGCGGGCCAACGCGTCCGGCACCTCGTTCCCCAGTGAGCTCCGCAACCTGCTGCAGCGGCGGCTCGGGGAGCTGGAGAAGCAGCTCCTGAAGAAAGTCAGcaacctggaggaggagaagagcatGCTGTCCAACGCCACGGCCGCCTACAGGCTGAAGACAGAGAGCACGCTGAACGCCCTGGTGGAGAGGATCAGCGAGCTGGAGAAAG GGGGAGGAGACTTCAAGTCCCCAGAGCAGTTCAAGCTGTCCCTCCCCCAGCGGACCAACTACCTGTACGGCCGCATTACCAAGAGCCTGCCAGAGATGTACGCCTTCACACTCTGCATGTGGATCAAGTCCAGCGCCAGTCCGGGCATAGGGACGCCCTTCTCTTACGGGGTACCGGGGCAAGCGAATGAGATAGTGCTGATCGAATGGGGCAATAACCCAATAGAGCTGCTCATCAATGACAAG GTCGCCCAGTTGCCTTTGGACGTGCGTGATGGAAGGTGGCACCACATCTGCATCTCCTGGACCACACGGGACGGCCAATGGGAGGCTTTCCAAGATGGAGAGAAGCTGGGAACTGGCGACAACCTGGCGGCCTGGCACCCCATCAAACCCGGGGGAGTCATCATCCTGGGGCAGGAGCAG GATGTGGTGGGCGGGCGCTTTGATGCCGGACAGGCTTTCGTGGGCGAGCTGAGTCAGGTGAACATTTGGGACCGCGTTCTGAAGCCGGTCGAGGTCCAGTCTATGGCTAACTGCAATTCTTACATCCCCGGGAATGTGATCTCCTGGCTAGCGAGCACTGTTGAAGTGTTTGGGAGGGGAGCGTTCAAGCGGCCCTTGGAGATGTGTCAGGAGCGACTGCCCAATGCTTAA